From the Caloenas nicobarica isolate bCalNic1 chromosome 2, bCalNic1.hap1, whole genome shotgun sequence genome, the window AGCTCTACAGGTGTCTTTCCCTGCCcgtttctgttttgctgctgggaggacaccacattttctttcacttgtCATGTGCCGAGTCATTAGATTATTTGCAGTTAATGAATGCCACCTCCTGTTAAATCTGGATCTCTGGGGGTTGAACAGTGAGAATGTTCAGGgttttttgctcttttaagTGTGACATTATTCTAATTGACTGTTACAGGATCAATTTAAGATTACACTAAGGTTCCTGCCACTAGTATGATAGTTGTTGAAGTCAAGAACTACTAGACTATGCTTATATCCACTAGGAAGACAGATGTGGTATGAGTTTActtaattgctgttttctttcattagcCTGGCAAAGCTTCTCCCATTTTTGCATTTACTGCAGCAGCAAATTCAGAAGCTGCATAAGCCTACAGATCCTGGAACAGCTTTCTGGCATGAAATAATAAAGGGCTTTAATAGTgttttacaaaaggaaaaaaagcttagCTTGCAGATTTGAGGGATGGTACTAGCCTGAGTAGTGTTTATTCTGGAATTCCTTTTGTGGAACAAATCTACATTTTCTAGTAATTTTTATGTACGAACCGCTCTTTCCCAAACCATAAGGCAAATGTTGCTACTTGTCCCTTAGGATCATTAGCACACAAAAAGGACATTTCTGTGTATAAGTTTGGCCTTTTTTTGCACCTGTACTACTTGATGCCATGCTGGTGGTGTGAAAGCAAGGCCTCTTGTGTACCTGCCAGGTTGCTGCCACTTCGTTGCAAGGGTTCAGTGTGACTGGGAGATAAACGCTTCAGACTGATCACTATAGCGTCTGCACTAGAACTGGAGTTCCATCAGCTCTTTCCCTGCTGTAGTGCACAGAGGCTGGGTGTTTTGTATTAATTTGGTGTTTAAATCTCCCTTGTGCTGTTCTTGGAGTACAGATGAATTCTGCTGTCAGGAACACTACTACAGTTCCATCTGCAGTAGTCAGTACTGCTTGCTGATCTGCGCGCCACAGCTGGGCACTTGCAAGGCTGCGAAACCATCCCATGCTGAGGCTGTGGAGGGCTGCACCAGCTCTGCGGGTTAACTAAAGCAAGCTAAGTGATATGTGAGTGTGATTTCTCTTCTGCATGGCTGACTGAAATGCTTTTTAGGGCTGAAGATATCTGTGACCTAGTTCTGcttggaaaggatttgcataTGGAAAGGTCCCTTAATTTGAGGACAATTACTGTATGCTAGAGCACCCACTCTACAAGCTGTTTTTCTAGATTCTTGCAATCTATTTGAGCAGCTACTGCtcttaagcaaaataaatcaaagatcCAGACTCTTACTACTGTGGTACAGCCCCAGGTACTGTTTTGGAGAACAAAAGTGGTGGGGTGTGTGGTTTGCATgtggttctgttttgttttgttgtttttctggagGATAGCCAATGTTGTCTTGTTTAATTAGAGCTTGCAGGTAACATGTTTTGGTTTAGGCAAAACTGTATATGCTGCAGTGTCCCACATGCACCATGGCAGCCTGGGACCCGGGGATCTGCTAACAGCAGTCATTCAGTGAATGCATTACAGAATCATAAAGGCAGTAAGTGTCATGTTGTCCCTGAATTCTTAAGTAGCCAGACAGCAATCAAAgtgcttttttcctcattccCATGGAGAGGTAAGGGAGACATTTTGGTGTTTCTTTCCACTGTCTAAATGGTTTCTGCAGATGGAGAATTCTAAAATAGTGATAAAACGCTGCTGGAAATTCTTCCATATGCCCTCGTAGTGGCTCGGAGCCAGTGAATGAAGCTGAGTAGAACTGCTGTTCAGAACAGTTACTTAACAGGCTAATTCTCCCCAACGCCCCATTCTCTTTAGGTGGTAATGCTTGCCAATTTGAGAATTGTAAACCAACTAGCTCGTAATTAAATTGGCAGATTAGCCATGAGACCCCTGTGACAGATGCCTCAAACTGAAAGGTGAGCAAGGAGTCCTGGTGGTTTAACACTTGTTTCAGCAGTAATGTCCTTCCTTACTCCCTCCGCTCCCCAGTTTATCACAAGTTGCTTCTTCCCAAGAGCTTGAATTCTTAATGACTAAATCCATCCTCACAGTACCTTCACCTGTGATCAGTATTAGTATCTGGAGTCTTGCTTTTAAATGCCAGCAGGAATGACTCTAATTCCTCATTTTCTCAAGGGATCTGCAGTGCACAGTTCTACCATGGTGCAAGTACCTGGCTGTCAGTCTGGATGCACTTGTGCAATAGGGGTGACGTGAAACCAGCATCAATCACTTGGCTGACCAATATATTGCGTGAAGTGTAGGTGTTtgatatgtttaaaaaaaaagggggggggggagaaataaaccaaaaaccAGCACAATATGGGAGGGACATTCTTATTTGCAGCTATAAGATATGGAGCTTACAGAGGTCTGTCGGTTATTGGATATGTAATCTGGTATACTAATAAGAATCACAAGATGATCTCATCAAGTCACCTTATTTGCTCGCTTGTAAGGGAGTTATACCTAAATCTGCAGTGATGGAACCAGGTCAACCCCACAGGAAACGTTTGTTCTGATGCCAGGTGGAACCATGTGCCATTTGGCCTTATTACAATGATTGTTTTCTGTTACCTTAGCTGAGTCTGAAAAGAAGTAAGatgcagatttttcaaaatctggGTTAGGGTGAAATCAGTAAAGAACACCTCCAAATATTAAGTCTGTTTGACAATTTACTGCCAAAGCTAAGCAAGACCAATGGTGACAATTCCTTCTACGATCATCTCCAACCCTAAGTTAAGTTGCGAAATAAGTTATGAGGACAGCATGCTGCTGGTGGTAGAGGGATAACAGACAAGGTCATCttaaaataatcagtttaaTGAACCACTTCTAAAATAAGTGGCCTGCATATTAATGATGTCCCTCTTTCTTATTAATTAGGCAGCACTAAAATACTCTTGTTGAATAGTCTGTTATAAGATAGAAGGGAATTCACTAGTTACTTTAggaagggggtttttttcagtttccctcTTGGCCTGCAGCAGCCCTTGCCAGGCTCAAATGGTAACAGGAGGATATAGTTTCTATGTTGAGGTTTGCCACTCTTAATTTGCCTAGACACCTTTCAATTGTAATTATGTAGGTATGATGAATGCTAAGTGATAGAATGAGATCACTTAACTCTGGTAGGTTCCTGTGGCAACCAGCTTTGATTGAGCGATGTCATATTAAGTTGCAGTGGGACAGTTGCACAAGGACCGAGCAGCCCCAGTATACAGAGCTGGGAGCATTCTGAATCTTTTGGTGCTTCTTGAATCTGGTACCTCCTTCATTCTCAGCCTCTtgccttttatttcaaatagtCAAAATCACTCTTGTGTTCCAGGGAGTGGGTTGGGTTTATAGTAGTTGGGGGAGCAGTTTTAATCCACACTTCTATTTCCTTCACCTCTTACACTCTACTACATGGGTAACCTATGGAAGAAAACTGGTCAActtaagaatgagaaaaaagcTGACTGGAGATGCCAGAACATGATAACATGAAGTGACCAGAACAGCAATTGCTAAACCAACCAGGTGTGACATCATGCTATGATGGATCCTCTCTGTTTGCTTATCCTAGTAATTGTAGAGGAGCTAGAGATGCTTAAGACTCGTAATTGATCTCCAGGCAGAGGAAGCTGTAAAGTCAGAAATAACACAGTGAAGCATATAGTTCTGCTGAGCAAggacttaaaacaaaaaaggttgCTCCTGTAATAACTGTCTTCACAGAACTGCTTTAGCAAAGCATTGTGTTTCTACAAAATGGGATCCAGGCATGATTCTGAGCATGAGTGCAAgtactggggaaaaataattacgGATGTACTGCTGAAGAGAGCATGCTACTACTAAAAGTTTAGCTAGCCACAGGCATGTAAGCCATGTGTGCTTCCAGGAGAACCTCAGAGAAAAAGCTTTAGTTGTATATACCATGAAAGACTGTTCTAAACTTGCAGCAAAAGCCCACTCTAGGTATTGTTTTTACAGAACTTCCACTAGAAGGGTAAGTTACCAGCTATCTCACGTGTTTGAAAGCCATTTTTGGAAAGATTGCTGATACATTAGAAACTCGTTCAACTCAATATTAAAAATCAGTCCGCATGAACAGGTCACTTTACTCatgggaaattatttctttaggTTTAGGCATGCACAAAAAAGTGCCCTAACTGCACATTTAATCACAAAATTCAAATCACTAGAGACAGTGAGTCAATCCCCATGACAAAATAATTATGCATGCCCTTTACTAGCGTAGATTAAGTTTTCCAAATCTTCcactacagaagaaaaactaagaTTATGGTTTATGTAAACTTGCAGTGCATATGTAGCATTGCTGTTTTTATTACAGTGTGATAGCCTTGCCAAGGATTGTTCATCATCAGTTTGAAGAAAGCAGTTAAACTTGTCCACAACAGTGCATGAAGAGACAAGTCTTCAGCTGATGAATAGCAGCTTAACTCCACCAAATTCAACCCTAGTCAAATACTCTACAGCCTTAGCCTGATGGAAGTCCCACCAAATTTATTTTGATGCATCTCTAACTCTCAGCTGAtgatttttgaaacaaatataGCCAGAAATTCATGTACGTAGAGTTAAAAAGCCTGGATGATACAACTGCATTTTCACATTCTGGAATGACAGATTAAATCTCTCAGGTGAATTTGGGTACAAGGGTTCCACCACACTCTCTCTCGACCACTCCATGCTGGCAAGCTTTTACTTGCTGCAAAGAGGTTACAAAACTattaaataatctttaaaaaggTAGTTTCAGAAAGCTTTATTGAATACTTTTGAGTTTGTAATAGCATCAGTAAATTACATTCTGTATTAGCCTGCTTTACACTTTCAAACCAGTTTCACGCTATGTTATAGAAAATCTGTACAATCATCTTACAGAACAGGTAGTTTCATTGTAAGCATATACAGTATTGATTGCACGTGACTGTGATGGGCCTGAAGACAGGGTTGCTTTGTCATACAATGACACCacaggcaaaaaaccccagatctCTTAAAACACTGTCATGCTGGTAAGCCATATGGCTGGTCCAAAgactcttcctttctgctggcTTGACCAAAAATAGCCAGATGCATCCCCATGCTATCATACTCTGTTGTTCATTCCAAAATAGGCACTAATTTTAGGCTTGTAGCAATACTGGTGATAATCAAGAAATCTGTTGATTTATTATGGAAGTGAGACTAATTTACTTTATATAGACTATTACACCTTTGTGCAGGTAATGTCTTACTGCATAAATTAGAAAACAATTCTATATGGGATTCTTAAGCccaatataattatttttaaattactttcttaTATTAATCTCCTATATACTTTGTATGTCTACCTTGTGCAATTAACTTTCCTGACGCCTTATTTGTTAAGTCCACGCTGGCAAATGCAAGATTTCTTCCTTGCTTCAAAATCTGAGCTGTAATCAGTATCTCTTCTCCAATCTTAGCAGCAGAAGTATATCTTCaatgaagaacaaaattaaCAGGTAAGAGGCTGTACAGAGCACAAATCCaagaatatttctgtattttagatTATCATGAAGGGAATTAGCAAAAGTGAGTAATAAAGACACATCTCTCTCTaacagcctgcttgcaaatccTCACTTCTTAAAAGCCCTTGAGCTCCTCCAAGTACTTCAGCGGTAATTCAGTATAAGAGTTCTCTGAGAAAATGGAggatagaaaaaaacccattggCTTGGTTCTGAGGAAAAGTCCATTTTGGAACAGAAACCAATTGGGTATAAAGGACCTCAGTTAAAAGTTCAGCTCCAAGTCCTATTCCAGCCACTGCTGGCTCCCTACAGCCTTTCTAAACCAGTCTGGCTGGTTGAGCTGCAAAATGTCTCCATTACAAAGGCTCCTGAAGGTCATTTCTGTATGGAACCTAAGCACAGATTAACGGCTTCCCATACCCTGGTCAGAGAAAAGTCATGGAAATCTAGGACCCCTTCAGACTTCCCAGGTTTAATGCTGTTTCCATTAATTAGAtaactggttttatttacaCGAATAGGAGggtgtgcttttaaaatacactctCCAGGGAATAGGAAGAAATTCCCCCACAAAATGGCTGGAAAGAATTAGGAAGAACAGGATCCAACCATGATCTGAGGCAAGGGAACAATATTACAAAGCAGAATGTATAATTGCTGGATATAAATCTTATTGAGATAAATTTCATCAGCCAGCCTTTTTTTACATGACACCATGCCAAAAGTATGTCAGTCACACCTAATGCTGATGTACTGCAAGCTCCATTAGTTGACAGGGGCAGGGTTTCAATCTTAGTTCATTCTTAGAGGCTACTGCTGATCCtcttgtgattaaaaaaagtttctctgtttctctctgttcttcccaTTACTGAAATAGTTTCCTCATGACAGccttttaaaaagctctttcttaaaaaggaaaaggttgtATTATAGCAATATTCAATATCCAATATGACTTGTTCACTGAAAGCAGCAGTCTAGGTTAAACAAAGCTATTAATATTGCTTCAGATAACATTTCCTAAAGGTTATGCTACTCGGTCATTTTGGATCACCTCTAGAGACAGCACTATCTTAAGATTTTAGCCTTTATGTAACTGAATAGGCATACTTGATAGTGtaaataatttagattttggCCTCTTGTTATACTAGTGTAGGGGAAAAATACATAATCATAGAGGAATTTCAGGTTTTCACTTCCTGGTAATCACAGTGGTAGTATAAAGCTTAAATAGATGCTCCAGTCCCACCCGCCCAGTGGAGAAATCAGAGGGTGCTGAAGGTAAAGGAGGGAATCTGGCAAAGACCCAGATCACTCCCCACAcacttttaaagctttttttaatttaaaatttaaagacaGTTTTGATGAGGGGTTACTTTTCCAAGATTTTTAATGCTCTGTGCTAGTTATTTCAAGTAGGATTACTTTAGTTCCAATCAGTTATAATCTCTTCATTAAAAGTAATGAAGCAAAGCTGACATGATCAAAGgtttcagaactttttttttttttttttaacgacATGGTGCTTTAAATTTGCATTACAGAAAGAACTATTCTCAATATAAAACTACCTTGAAATGACCTAGAGCAAAGGAATCTTCCCCCAGTGAGAAATTGATTCAATCTGTAATTCACCCTCTATCTGTGCATACAACAGAGCTGAACTGTTTCCAGTTTTaatcattttcatgttttaacattttatgGACTAATACTAAAAAAAGGGGTTTATAGAAAGCTGCTTACCCTAGATTTTGGTGTTTGAGGATGCACTCTAACATACCTTCACAAGCAAAGACAAAAGTTGAGCCAATTTCATAAGACTAAAATTTACCACATATTGACATCCCTTTACATTCTGTGAATGAATGGGTACCAATTCTTACATGTATGTAACAAATAAAAGCTTAAAGTCCAACTCACATTTTGCAACCAAATGGCAATACCCTTAAATACATCCCCCCCTTATCAAAACAAGACTTctgaaaccaaagaaaacacttGTTTTAAGTGAGCACTACAGTGTCGAAATGACATACAACAGAGCCAATACTGTGTTAGGGGAAGAAACATTAGTGTGTTCTGGTAAATACGGTGGATGATACCTACGTGATGTTCATGTCCACACTGACCCCAGGCGCTGCTCTTTCTGTGTATATCAATGCTGTTGTTGACACCACATCTACAAGTGTGGCTGTCAAGCCTCCATGTAATGTGCCAAATCTGTTTGTGTGCTCCTCCTCTACTTTCATTTCACAAACAATTTTTCCAGGAGTTGCAGAAAGAAGTTTCACCTGTATAAccaaaaaaggaataaaaaactTACTGACAACAGTACCAACACCTGATACTACCCTGAGTTAAACTGAAAGTAAATCTTTTTAAATTCTGGACTCCTGAGACAAATTAAAAGATGGAAAATGTAGTAATTCAACTGTCACTTCAGGTATTTCCATATCTGAGCCTTAGAAGAATTTGTACTTCTAGtgtagataaatatttaaactgacAGCTTAACAAAACTTCAATACTTGCTGTGCTCTCAGGAACTGCTCAGAAGACAACATTCTTCTccaattttccttttgctttaatCTGTGACTGAAAAGCCAGATTAAAGAGAACACAAAACTGCTCTGTGTGTACCATAGCTGTGAAAGTGTACTTATTAGCTcatgaaatggaaatgagaCTGGCAGTAATTAATTAATCATTATACTAGAGCAACTTCAgtaaaaaatcagtattttgaaataagcCTTGGAAATGCTAATCAAATTGGCCTCCCTGACCTGAAATTCATACTCCTGGGTAGAAGTATCCAAGGCTGTATCACACTGTATTACAGCATCATGATTTGCATGCACACTTTTACTCCAGCCCATAGGtgttaaatagaaaaattacGGTACATCTATGGTACCACGCTTCCCCGTGTAACCAACACAAGAAGCTGGACCTCTGAAACCAAGAAGTTATTgcaattcagtattttaaaatcttttttaatttcaagtttCTTTAGTTAGTTGCACAGTATTCaaaatctgaaagcaaatgcaaaCCTGGGGTAAGTTCAGCATATACATCTACATCTACAATTATGACTTTGAAGTACTTGTATCACAAGTCAAATGTGAGcataatatttattataattCCTActgattttgtaattttttttactattcttttttaacttaaatGTTTCCATACTGTATCACTGGAGCTGACTTAAATCTTTTTAATCTTCAAAGGAATTAAGATTGAAATGTCTCCAGTTTCATTATTCCTTATTTATAATGCAGCCTAAGAACTCAAGTTTCAGCCAATGTCCCTTTCTGATAGGCCAAAGTTTATCCAGATTTTGCAGAGAAATGATACTAAGATAAACGATGACACAGTACACAATCGATCTACGAATGGAAAAAATTGGAATTAAGCAGAGGGGAAATCACAGAGGCAGTGTCCTAATATAGAAACAGCACCTTGATAAATGAAAATCCCAAGTCCTAAACAGGCATGCTGACTGGAGGCCTAAATTTCTGATGGAATTTCTAATGAGGACTTTACTGATGCTTGACACTGGGAGCAGATGGTTTCCACTGCCGTCAGGGAGTGCTCCAATCCATCAGCCAGGCAAGGAAAGCATCTGGTTTCATTTGTTGTTGCTCTGATCTGGCACTAGCTGCCTGCTCTCCTTGATGAAAATAGCTCAGTATTTGAATGTttccagccagagctgctgctttgtacTTCTCACAGCTCTTCTTGCCTGTCCTCCCACGCATCTACCTCAGCGAACAGTATGCTGCTTTGGCTTCCAGCCACTACTGCGATGCTCTCCTTCTTCGgagaaagagctttaaaaaacacGGTTGTTAAGCCCTATGTAGATACTACATTGGaattaaacaaaaaactaaGTCTGATACAGGAGCTGTAAAGTTTCAGACTGAAATCTGTCTTCTccagaacaggaaaaatcttTAGTCATATTTAGTTATGGTAAGAAAGGCTTCAGTTACCTCCCAGAAAAACATCAGatactttaaattaaaacaaaactatacTTTTATTGTTATGTTCGCAGCATCATAATTCTATAAGGAGATTGCAGAAAAAGTCTAAAAGTATTCTGGAGCAAAGCAGGAAGCCTGTCTCCCAAGACTCACTTCTAGCCAGTTACCTTTATGAGCTGAAATACTGCATTTGCTCTCCACTTGATAGGAttttaaggaaaagtaaagTTATCACAGTGAAGAGCTGACTAAGAACTAATTCAGCTCCACAAATAAACAAGCTTCTTAAATTTAAGGCTTTATACTTTTTATATACGAGACCAAAATGTCTTGGGGAAACAAGACAAGGACAGTTGCTTTGCAAATAATTACTTTCTATTAAATGTATCAGATCATGGAGCTGTCAATAAAAACACTGCTTCCAATATTACACTTGCTCTTTTACAATGCAAAACATATAAATCTGGACATGGTTGGCTTTCTTAGATACATTTACTGCATCATTCCATGTCACAGttacacaaataaacaaaatcataCAAccgtttgggttggaagagaccttcaaaggtcatctagtccaaccccctgcaatgagcagggacatccgcaactagatcaggttgctcagagccccgtccagcctggcctccaatatctccagggatggggcatctaccacctctctgagcaacatgtggcagtgttttaccaccctcattgtaaaaaatttcttcctcctttctagcctgaatctcccctcctttagtttaaaaccattaccccttgtcctatcgcaacaggccctgctaaaaagtctgtccccatctttcttataggcccatTTTAAGTagtgaaaggccacaataaggtctccctggagccttctcttctccaggctgaacaagcccaactcCCTCTGCTTGCCCTCgtagaaataaaagaaatataacagAAATTACATGGAGAATTCTAGCATTGCTAAATTTCATGAGAACACTGAAACTACTTCATAGGACCACCCTACACAGCAGCTTGAGAACACATCAGCTGCACACTACAAAATTTAAGATGACACAGTAACGtcatttcaactttttttgtttgtaaggTAGTATTACATTAGAGCCATATCAGtcaaatatatttgtttatacTGAGTCTTGCTAGAAGCTCACAGAGCACTTAAGCGCTTGTGGTTTTGGCCTGGCTTCCAGGTGAAATGTCAGATGTTATaacaagctatttttttttctttttttgacagaGAAGAGTAATAAATCATTTCATAATTTCACAATCCTGTAAGTTAGCTAAGTCACAGGTACTACGAAGAGGAGAATACTAGTTACTAAATAACTCATGGTAAAGCTATTCAGCACAATCTTTGTCTCCTGAGAGGTACTGGAAGGCAGCGTATTTAAAGAGTTATTGAGTAATAACTGTGTTTTCTATTGTGCATTGCCCTCAGGGCCCCACATCCCTGTTAGGAAATCCTGAATCCAGGGAAAAtggaggttccatctgaatatgaggagaaacttcgTTACTTtaagggtgccagagcactggaagaggctgcccagagaggttgtggagtctccttttctggagacattcaaaacccgcctggacacattcctgtgcaatctgctctgggtgaacctgctttagcagtgGGggtagactagatg encodes:
- the ACOT13 gene encoding acyl-coenzyme A thioesterase 13, with amino-acid sequence MELTMEALRQAMKYMVESQGFDRVLRKVKLLSATPGKIVCEMKVEEEHTNRFGTLHGGLTATLVDVVSTTALIYTERAAPGVSVDMNITYTSAAKIGEEILITAQILKQGRNLAFASVDLTNKASGKLIAQGRHTKYIGD